One window of Elaeis guineensis isolate ETL-2024a chromosome 11, EG11, whole genome shotgun sequence genomic DNA carries:
- the LOC105034954 gene encoding probable calcium-binding protein CML7: MGNDLTEEQVASMREAFALFDTDGDGRIAASELGILMRSLGGNPTQAQLKEIAASEGLTAPFDFPRFLELMRKHLRPEPFDRQLRDAFRVLDKDSTGVVSVSDLRHVLTSIGEKLDPAEFDEWIREVDVGPDGTIHYEDFILRMVAK, translated from the coding sequence ATGGGGAATGATCTGACGGAGGAGCAGGTGGCCTCGATGCGCGAGGCGTTCGCTTTGTTCGACACGGACGGCGACGGGCGGATCGCGGCGTCGGAGCTGGGGATCCTGATGCGATCGCTCGGGGGTAACCCGACCCAGGCCCAGCTGAAGGAGATCGCGGCCTCGGAGGGTCTGACCGCGCCCTTCGACTTCCCCCGTTTCCTGGAGCTCATGCGGAAGCACCTCCGCCCGGAACCCTTCGACCGCCAGCTACGCGACGCCTTCCGCGTCCTCGACAAGGACTCCACCGGCGTTGTCTCCGTCTCCGACCTTCGCCACGTCCTCACCAGCATCGGCGAGAAGCTCGATCCCGCCGAGTTTGACGAGTGGATCCGCGAGGTCGACGTCGGCCCGGATGGCACCATCCACTACGAGGACTTCATCCTCCGCATGGTTGCCAAGTAA